In Cyclopterus lumpus isolate fCycLum1 chromosome 5, fCycLum1.pri, whole genome shotgun sequence, the genomic stretch AAAGTGACGAATTTATTGCCGTCCTccatgtgatttctttttttccatttcaggaAGAAATCTTTCATTTGGAGCCGGGCAAAGTGGAATCTGGGAAAGGAAAGTGCTCCTACGACCCGAATCTCAACAGCGTGTCAACTTTGATCAGTGAGTCTCTTCTGGGTTTGGTCACCTGAGGGTGTAGAACATATGGCTTGTTCATCTTTTGTTCCTCGTCCCTTCATACGGACTTCTCTCTGCTTCACATTTAGATTTTTGCCAAAGATTTTTATGGTCTGCCGTTGAAGAAGTCACGTAGTTCAGAGTCCTGTCCATCCTGAGCCTGTTTCCCACAGCGAGCTGCTTCAGCGTAATCATTAATATCCTCAGGAATATGTTTCTGTTTGGGCCGGAGATGCACATTAATATGTGGCTTCAAAACAAAATACTTTATATGTTGGGAAAGCTTTGATCTTCATTGCCATGTGTAAACAGTTTTATTTCCCACAGAGCCGGCGTTTTTTAATAGTCAAACAGTCATGCGCTCGCATAGTTTGCCATTTATATTTACAGACGGGTGACAAATGAAagggggacattttttttttttaggaatgcAGACTCTTCCGAATGAGTCTGATGGGTATAAAAATaatgtggaaaagaaaagaaaaaaaacattcatcgAGTTGAAAGAACGACGCTCGTTTCCCTCTCGGTGGAAAAATCGATGGCGAGGAGCAGCGAAGCAGAAAAAGTCATCGGACCCAAAATATCACGGCTCAGCCGAGCTTATCGCGTGTTGTTGGCGTTACCGAAGGCGGTGTCCTCTGGCCCTCCACCCAAGGGCACTCAGTGAGCCCCAGACCGCGCGGTGGGAGGCGATCTTCGGGGCAGCGGGGTGTAAATCACTGGCGACGCTTTCCCACATTAGCGCCCGTGAGCCGGCTGACCGGTATGGAACCGgtactgtcacccaagatggatTTGTCTCCCACTTCCACCAGTTATCGTCACACGAGGGGGACAGTGTAGTTAGTGTTGATAAGGATTGAGAACCCACGACAACAGAGAATAGCTCGGCTCTCCGCCGCATTAGACATCCCGTCGCCCGCGGACGTTTTAATGACGCCTCATCAATCTTCATGTAGCGCTGATGAGGACCATGACATTGACTGTCATGGTGGCGGGGACAGTGTTTTCTTGTTTCCTCCGGCTCACTCCTTCCCCCGGAGGCCTCTGACAGTCACACCTGCCGCCCGGTGGAGCCCTCAcggcagctggaggagaaacaCCTGACCTTCCTGTGGCTTAACAAGGCCGAGCACATGGATGTGCTCATATTTTACGTCTTTATGGagcgctgtttttttttttggcaaagcttcttttttttaaaacgtgtcCCTTAAATTCTTCGCGGTTTTCCCACAGAAACGTCCTGGAAAAAATGATATAATTTATTTCCAAAGACAAGGGGGATGTTTTCAGCTAACACAATGTGCTACATGAACATATTATGATTACGTTTtaggatatactgtatatatatatattgggatATTTAGCAGCGTATATCAGAGTTTAGAGCTTTGTCCAAACCAAACTTGGTTATTCTTCATCCTCAAATCCATTCTCTTGTAAAAACTGTTTGAATACAACTGTAATCAGGAATCTGTGTATAATACTGAGGCTAACTAGCTCTACCATGCAATATACCAACAATGCTCCAGATTATAATAGTCATCATTTGAAACGTGCTTCTGTTGACCTCTGTGTGAATAAACATTAATGTACCTCCGTTTTCATTGTAAGCTGCGTCATGTGACATTGACATACCAGAATGTGAAGAGCCTGACCGGGTCAGGATTAGTGAGCTTCCATTTTCACctgtaattattaaaaaatggcATCGTCCTTTTCCGGAAACCTTCCTAACAAATTACAGATGCACTATCAGTTCCTTTCTCGGACATTTTAAAggaacattaaatataaataagtagATGAAGACTTTGTCCCCCGTGAACCTTTGCGTTGTGGAAAAAGAGTCCCGAGAAGTCGTTTTGTAAATCTTCATCTCGAAATCAAAAAGTCGAGGGCGTCGGTGCGAAGTCATTTCACTGAactgtttcctttctttctcagATGGTGAACTGTACGCCGGCGTCTATGTTGACTTTATGGGGACGGACTCTGCCATCTTCCGTACGCTGGGGACAAAGACCGCCATGCGAACGGATCAGTACAACTCCAGATGGCTCAACGGTACGCGTCCTCCGGCTTGCGAAGCCTTCCGGCTCCGTATCcaaacggggggggggaaatgaacAAGATGTGTTTAGAATCCCTCACCTAGTGATAAACAGGAAACGCTCCAGAGTTTATGAAAGATTTCAGCCAGATGTTTTCCCCCCCTCCGCCTGAACATCTCACcgcctcttctccccccccccccccccccccctccctcccccacccacaGACCCCACTTTCATTCACGTTCACCTCATCCCCGACAGCGCGGAGAGAAACGACGACAAGCTGTATTTCTTCTTCCGGGAGAAGTCCTCCGAGATGGGCCAGAGTCCCGTGACCCAGTCCCGTATAGGACGCATCTGCCTGGTGTGTACACAGTGAGCAGCGtgtttgtttttggggtgtAAACATAATGAATAGAAGAAAGAATACCCTGCAAcaatatgaaagaaaacaggCCCGGAGGCTCCCGAGGCCAACGAGTGTTTGGCCAACGCTGACATGCTGGAATCCACATGTGTCTTTAACCTTCCTGTCTACAATGCATCCTTCTGTCTGGGGAGGTtgccctctgacctctgaccccgcgATCTTCTGACCTCTTCTCCCCCGGTAGTCCGATAACACTTTAAAGCTTTAAGTGTACATGGTGGCAAATAACTCACTGCCTTTTAAAATGCTCTCTTTTGGAGACTTCCTCCACACAAAAAGCGGAGCGACTGACGCTGTTCACTTATGGATTCCCGTGCATATGTGAGCATTGCGGTCGGGGTGCGTATGAGCTGTTCCTCCCTTGTGATTATTTGAGGGGGTCAGGTGCCCCCCTCTCAGTGGGCTCCGTCGGGCCTCCCGGGTCTTGTCGTTTCCTGCTTTGCCACACATCTGGACACCCTTACTGCCACTCActgcacacagaaatacacTGTACATCCACCCCCTTTAGAGTAGAATCATACAATATACACGCGCCCTCTAAAGACGCTGATTATGGAAGAGGAATCCAAAGCTCATACTGGTCCCAGCTTCTTTCTTACTGGGATAGATTCTGGCCTCGCTCCAtcacacagatggaggagtctgaagaggaggagacggtgTTTACCATCTCGCCGCCCTTCCTCTTCGCTTCCCGGATATacagtatagtgtgtgtgtgtgtgtgtgtgtgtgtgtgtgtgtgtgtctgtgtgtgggtggctCCACCTGGGTTTGTTTGTCAGTAGGGAGGATGTGACTTCAAGTGAGTGACGGAGAAAACTGTGCTCTTCCAAATACAGAATGATGACGGAGGCCACTGCTGTCTGGTCAACAAGTGGAGCACCTTCCTGAAGGCCCGGCTCATCTGCTCGGTGCCGGGCGCCGACGGCATGGAGACGCACTTCGATGAGCTCCGTGAgtacagaagggggggggggggggggggggacagactGAGACTGCGCTGTGGTTCCTTTTTCCCCGTTTTCAGTTGAAGTCACGATCTACGGGTCACTCCGTGTGGGTTTATTCTGCGTGTCATTTGGTAAAATGTCAAATCGCTTTTACGACCGAAACGCATTTATATTCACGGAGGTTTCATGAATGCTCTtatccttgttgttgttgttgttttgtttgttttcttagtCAAGAACTTTTGTCACGAGCTGAGAGAAACTGCATCTCTCCTTCGGGCAGTTAATCATTTTGACAGTATCGAGTGgcgaagagagaaaaaagacaaaagtgaCACGGCTGGATTTATTTTCAGACATATTCATTTTCAGGCTCCTGTCACGTATGATCACATCTGAAAATATTAAGTCGAGAATACTCCGCTCAGACTGCAGGGTCTGTTTCTACTGCAGCACCTGCCAAGAGtgtgcatgcacgcacgcacacacacacacacacacacacacacacacacacacacacacacacacacacacaccacagcccATATGGCAGCCCACTCCCATCCCTCGGCCCATACAGCGTACTGTAATGAGAATGACACACATGCTCCACCGTAGAAGTCTTTTTTCTTTCGAGACGTCttaaacatcttcttttttttttgttggtgtgcGTAGAAGAAGGCGGCGGATCGGATGGCGTAGCAGGAATGTCTGTGAGTGTGAGACTATTAGCCTCTCCAGAGGGAAGCTCTTTCCCCCTTTCTGTCTCGCTGGTTTAAAATAGAGCCAAATAGTGATAGGGGACTGATGCGTGAGACAACTGTTGCTCTTGAACTAATCTCAAGAATGAAAAGTGCCATGcccgtttttttcttctttttttcggtGTCTCTTGATGTCTTGACACATTCATAGCTTTTATCTCAAACTGCCTGCGGTCctaaaaagcttctttttttttttttactggtgacattttatttcatccTGCTatgaaaaaactgaaaaaggGACAGGCTCCAaagaaatgtgttgtgtgtgtgtgtgtgtgtgtgtgtgtgcaacgaAATGATGTGAGAACGGGTCTGAGTGTGAATGGGCCCACTTTGGGGTTCTGCTGGCCAGGTCAGTGTTGACATGGGCGTGCTGTGAAGACTGGCTTTTGTGACGGACTTGGAGAGGCGTCAGTGTTTGGCActgtttggctgtgtgtgtgtgtgtgtgtgtgtgtgtgtactaagcTGGTGAAGGCCCAAGGACAGGCATGACAGGGTGGACATGCCCATAGAGAAGACAGCACATGTCAGTGTTGCAGAGCCAAGGACTCCCGGAGGGGACAGCGCATTTGGAAATGATTGAGTTTCATGCTAATGgcttcagagtgtgtgtgtgcagaggggaTTTTAGGATTTCTCAAGGTCAAATTGGTCTTTAACTAGCACATTGATTGTTTGTCATTGAAGGAATAGTTGGACACTTGGAGAAATGTGTCTAAAGTTCACTCATTTTCACATCATATATGGATTATTTGATCACTGCAAAAATAACCTAAGGACAGTGCTATGCTATCTATTTGACCCCATTTCCTGtatctatgctaagctaactggctgctggcttTGGCTTCATATTGACCGTACGGATAAAGGGTGCATCAATCTTCTCGTCAAACTCTTGGCAAGAACGCTTATAGGCATctttcccaaaatgtaaaacttCTTCTACAGACTACATATGGCAAGTCGTCAGGAGGCAGTGTAGATGCATTACACTGCACAGCCAGTTCAGAAAGATCAGGTAGTCACGCTCCAGTGAATAGATTCATGCAACTTTCTTTAAGAGTTTTAATCAAATTACTCTACAAGTCAGCACTGGGAAGTTTGTTGAAATATCCAGGTGTTGAAGTCCTATGCAGAAAGGCATTATGGTAAAGCACGCCTGAGACCTGGGGAGTTTTTACAGTTGGAATAAAGCCCGATTGGCTCTACCTGAATGACCCACGGTGATTTAAAACACgtgttgaaatgttcttttttttcttcttttttgttttacttgaaGAGACAAGAATGAAAAAAGCTCGTAAAACAAGAAGCTTTAAAACAAGTCAATAATCGATTAAAAGGCAGAGAGCAAGCAGAACATGAAACGGGATGTATGGCAGCTGAGATTTTATTGCCATTCAAACAGGAGAAACGCCGGCCGTGGAATATGGAACCTTTTTCTAGCTGTTATTACCACACAAGGTCCCCCGGAGCGAGTCATCGCCGCCCCGTCACAAACACTTTTATTGCAAAGCACATAGCTCCTTTTTTTCCACGTCTTCATGAAGCCTTGATCTGTTCTTAGCTGCCGTCCGGACGGCTCTATCTTGGCCTCGCCGGTACCTTGTCCGCACGCTCGCACGCTCACGTGTTCTTGCGTGCGGATCGCGTATTTTCTGCCGAACAACAGCTGTATGCCTTGACAAGGATCGTCTGTTGTGTGACACCCGTAGCAGCTCGTCGTGCCGCTTCCATGCTAACCCATGACCGTTCCACCGCTCCGGCTGTGGCAGCTGTGGAGGATggcgtggtggtggtggtggtgtgtgtgtgtgtgtgtgtgtgtgcatgtgtgagtgtatatggGTGTAGCTTCTGAGAAATAAGCACAATGTGCCTGCTATCTCTGAGCTTCATCCTTTTCCTCCAGCAATGAGATCAGGGCTGCAGACAGTCCCCAGAGGAAGGCTTGACTGAGCAGACTCTCTAATGTGGACATGGACCAGAACCCGGCAGCTCAGATTCAAAGGCAATGCTCACTCACTCCATGTATCATTCTATCTGCATAGCAGGCTGACAGATGATTTCTCATGGTGGTCGATATGGTACCGCGAGTGCATAAATCTTTTTTTGCGTGGATcggttctccttctgtttccaCACTTCACACCAGCTCTAATAACCATATTTTTTAGCTTGATCCCTCCGGCTCTCGCTTGTTGACTCTCTCACAAGTCACGTCTTTCCTTGCGCAACTAGGCCGGGAGCGCATTCTCTGTTTCTCACCGACGGCCCTTGTCCTATTGTTGGCGGTGAACGACGCCTATTGGGACATGTATTTAGGTCAGGTACCGAACAGGGGAGAGACTTATCACCCATCACATTTAGCTCCTCTCCTTTGTTGCTATGGACCTCCCTTCAgtatcagcaaaaaaaaaggattctcGTCCAAATGTCAGAGCGTTGGTGATTTGGAGACCTCCAAGAACTGGCTTCGGAGCGTGCGATGCAGATGTCTTTTGGCAGAGAAGAGACGTTTCCGATGAGATGAACTGCGGGGGCAGCAAGAGGACAACCCCTGCACGTTTAAAATGTTCGTCTCCTCGGGCGCAGTCTCAGGTGTTTTCAGCGCTCACCTTTCGAGACTGACGGTAAATAGCGTCGCTCTGTGTCTGacgctgtgattggttgaggtgACGCCAATAAAACCTTCGCCGTGCTAACTTTCCCGAGGCCACGGTTCAGTTTCGATCGCTGTGGTTTTACGCCGACTGTTTCCGTCTTCAGGGTATGAGAACGGCTGGAGGGCTGTTAGAAGGggctcacttttttaaaatttctgtgatgcatatattatattatgcacAAAATGGCCGCGGATGTGATCTATATCTGTGTATTATTGGTTTTCTATTTAATCTTGACTTCAGGTCATGCTTAATTGAGCCGTTAGCATTGGCTGtagagtctacagccatgctaacGGCTCAATAGCAACAACGGCTAACGACCACAATAGCTCATAACAAGACTAacagtctacagccatgctaatGGCTCAATAGCCACAACGGCTAACGGCCACAATAGCTCATAACAAGACTAacagtctacagccatgctaatGGCTCAATAGCCACAACGGCTAACGGCCACAATAGCTCATAACAAGACTAACAGTCTACAGACTGTTAGTCTTGTTATGAGCTATTGTGGCCAAGCTGATGGCATTTAGTCGCCCACGTCCACGCAGATAAGCAGCACAATGCTCACATGACCTTTACTCTTTTGATGCAATTATGGATTTCTGGGACTCTCACAGAAGCATAAAGACATAACAAAAAGATCACACTTTGCTCAGTATCCAAAATCCAGATGGTGGTTTTCCATGTGTTTTCAACAAAGATGAAGTTTCAGCCTCTTTTTGTAGAGCATCAGTCCTTTCTGATGAGGTGTAACCTAAAGGTCTCCTCTGGCTAAGAGAGGGTTGGATTGACTGAAAgctgtgtaaatattagtaaaGAAGTGCTTGTGCTGTGGAGCGTGATGTTTCCTTCACCCGGGTTCTGTTTGCACTGACATGATTTCTCTCGACTCTCTTACAGGAGATGTTTACATCCAGCcaacacaggacacaaagaATCCCGTGATATACGGCGTCTTCTCCGTCTCTGGGTTAGTGTGCTATACCGGATACTGTATATGAACAACACCTGTAACGGGCCTCTGTTataagttgttttttaaatatgttaaacaCTTCCTGACCTTTCTCTGCCCTGACTTTGCGCTCACAGCTCCGTCTTCAAAggctcagcagtgtgtgtctacTCCATGGCTGACATCCGCATGGTCTTCAACGGACCATTCGCCCACAAGGAGGGTCCCAATTACCAGTGGGTGGCCTACTCCGGGAAGATCCCCTACCCCCGACCCGGCACGGTGAGTTTTCACATTCACGCTGACACGTGAATCCCACAGCAATCTGGCATAACAccagttttttttctgctgacaCAGACCTCGAACGGAAGCCATTTGAACCTGTTGCAGGCGTCAGCATCACCAcgtgtgcttttcttttcttctgtgacgatgtcaattattatttttcatggGTTTTTTGAAcgcttctgtctctctttcagtgCCCCGGGGGTACGTTCACCCCGAACATGAAGTCCACGAAGGACTATCCAGATGAAGTGATTAACTTCATGAGGAATCACCCCGCCATGTACAACGCCGTGTACCCGGTACACaagcgccccctggtggttcgGACCAATGTGGACTATGAGTTCACCACCATCACTGTGGACCAAGTGACAGCTGCAGACGGCAACTATGAAGTGCTCTTCTTAGGAACGGGTGGGTGTTTTGTGGCACAATTGATTTTTGTTTGATGGAAACGAGGGGAAAGAgacaaatattatattacattacagctTAGTTaggtttttttccccacatgAAGTCAGTCCGAACACATTACCCTTTGATCAGAGTCAGAAGGATGAATGACAGTGTCAGTGAGAAGCTGAATAATGAAGAAAGAAATCCCATGTAAGTGGAGGCCTTGTCTCCCCTGCAATCATTTATCATGACAAGAAAAGCATTCTTTCCCTTTTGTGCTCAAGTGGAAATGGAACCAATCAAAGGGTTTGTAGCTCACTCTCTTCATGTGAAGTAAACAACAGGAGATCTGTACCTGGAGGGCAGGGGTGGAtcagcaagggggggggggggggggggggggggggagaaacagggggtaaggagaggagaaggaggggtgggggggggagtacaGTTAGGACATCCATCACCCTCATCTCGCTCGCTGGTGTAAGATAcattatctgtctgtctctctgcaagGCCTTGAACCTTTAATAAGGCCCCAGTGTGTCGGCAGCAGCCACCACACAGGATGCAGCCCTCACGTGTTGCACTCGACGCCCTTTGTTCGTCCTCATGGGGAGGAGGGCGCTGGGGTTTGTGTGCCGCGGGAGGGCCGCCGTAGAGGAATGTCTGTCCTTTCAGCCGCTGTCAGAGGCAGCCATTCAGCTCAATGCAGAAGTCATAATAAATCTCAGAGGAATGCCGAAATCAAACATGCCAGGGAGGGGCCAGGGGGATGTCTTACGGCATCCAGATGAACGGCTCAAGGCGAGGGGGGGGCGGAGGATGACAGAAGGGGTTCGTCATAGTGGCGGCGGTGAATAACGCTAAGTGGAACGGAGCCTCGTCGTCATTGAGTAAAAAGGTTAaatcggagagagagagagagccacgTCACGGAGGTGAAGAGTACAGTGGAGCCTGTTGATAGGTGGATTATCCCCTTGTTGGAGGCCGCTGAGAGAATCCGATGGGGCAGCCGAGGGGCTGTTGACAGGCGGAGGGGTTGTGAGGTTGCGGGTATGAGGCTGACGGGTGTACGTTGTGGTCCACAGACAAGGGAACAGTACAGAAAGTCATCGTTCTGCCCAGAGATGACCTGCAGACGGAGGAGCTGGTCCTTGAGGAGGTAGAGGTTTTCAAGGTGAGCTTCCAGACCTCCGCACTTCTATCCCTTCTTTCGACAATGCATCACACGGCCTTCTTTGCACAACCCATCTTTGTTTTCAAACTCACACCTTCCCCCTTTTGTCACGAGTCTCTTGTCCTTCCTGGTCGTCTGCATTTTGCTTATTGCTCTCTCCATACATATCTGTCGACGTCCTCACGCTGTGCTCTTTTCTCCATCAAGGTCCCGACTCCAATTACGACGATGAAGATCTCATCCAAAAGAGTAAGCGTGATTGTCTTAACCTTTTGCTCAcgcagagagaaaagaaaccgTCTTCCAAAGAAAGGTCAACATGTGCAGCTGTGCTTCAGCGTCGCTTCCCGTCATAATTCATAGTAAAGCTGCCCGAGGGAGACAATGAAGAGAGGCATATGGGAAAGACGCTTTCAGGGTGTCTTGTTATCTTTCAGCGTGATTAAAATACGCGGCCTCGACTGCATGCTGTGACATCGTTCCTCAGACGGAGAGGTCGTGTTTCACACGGCGTGCCAGAGCGCCAGATTCCTAACCGCTGATCGTAGAGTTACGATGGCAACCCGATAGATATGAGCTGAATATTCTCCCAGGTTTACAGGTTTACACGTACTGCATGACATCCATCTGGGTCTGTGAACGTCTTTGTGTGGGAGCGAAAAATAATGGCCAAAAAGATTGTAATCTCATGAGCCACTGAAATCTATATTTTTAAGGTTTCACAAATGCAGAAGAAAGGGAGCTTCTTGAATTATCGCAATTACATATAGTTTTtgaatttaaaatacatatgtCGCGTGGAAATAAAGATTCTGCACAACTTGCAAACTGACTTCTTGAAAGTTTCGATAAGGACCGTCATTTGCCGTCATTGGGCTCTGGTTGCCAGCCGTCCTTCCCGTGTCCTTCTTGTCTCGCGTCTAACGCCGTGTTCTCCGTCCTCCTCTCAACAGCAACAGCTGTACGTGTCCTCTGCCACCGGGCTGACCCAGCTGGCCCTCCACCGGTGTGACGTGTACGGCGAGGCCTGCGCCGACTGCTGTCTGGCCAGAGACCCTTACTGCGCCTGGGACGGCAAGTCCTGCTCGCGGTACTCCGCCTCGCAGAAGAGGTGAGCGCCGACTCGCCGTGAGCCACGCCGACCTCACCGCTAACCGCTGACTCAATCGGCTCGTTGGATGACGTGTTTTAAAATTGCACATAGTCTATGGGTAAAGTGTGGTTTAATAAATCATGCACTCGTGGTATTTTTACAAGTGTGACCGGCGAGCGATGTAAATGCACGGGCTTGTCATGACGTAATTGGCCGGCGGTTTAAACGGGACGCTTTAATGGCCGCTTGTACTGTCGAATGGCTTCGGATGGCTTTGCGGTGgctttatgttgtttttttctctctcctcattcGGCAACACTGGTCTGACCCCTTTAGACGTAGCCGGCGGCAGGACGTCAAGTACGGGAACCCCATCCGCCAATGCCGAGGCTTCAACTCTAACAGTGAGACCACCTTTTTATTCTACAGTTTTCTTCCCGTTGCTTCTAATTGTTTATTAATAACGACACGTcctattactgctgctgctgtaatgACCATGTTCTGGCAGCTTCATGGTAATCGGTGACAGGACTTCGATTCGCCACAACTGATGTTCTGGTTGTAAGGAGCTCATGGTAATGAGTGTTTTGGTTGCTATGGAAATGAAATCCCACCCcttactccctctctctctgcccccaccccccccccgcagCCAATAAGAACACTCTGGAGATGGTGCAGTACGGGGTGGAGGGGAGCAGCACCTTCCTGGAGTGTCAGGCCCGCTCTCCACACGCTCTCCTCAAATGGCATCTGCAGAGAGATAACAGCGACCGCAGGAAAGAGGTGACGCCttggggttgtttttttacaccaaAGAGTTATGGAAGTGTCGTTTTACTCAAATTCGTATATATATTCATGCAATGAGAAGCACAATATAAACCCTCCTGAGCATTTCCACGGATGAACGGGACAAATGTTGGAGGGTTTTCCATCGGGCGGCGCCCGGCATTTCATTTCAGTTGAGATTGATGAGGTGGAGATTTAAAACGCAGTACGACACATTTGAGAAATGACCCCGGTGTCATTCTTCTTCTGATTCCCTGTTAACGAGATTAAGCGATTCAGGCTCTGATTGGACGACTGTCCTCGGGCCCAAGGGAAGGACACATATAGCCCTCTGCTTCGATCTATATCCCCGAGGCACTAGTTAAAGTTTTATTGTGACGCCGCGTAGTGGTGCCGCCTCTCTTTTATTGACCATTCTGGTGGATGGGCTCTATTCCCACAGGCAGGGCCGACTTAGCCGCTGCCTTGCTCTTCTGATTCTGAGCGGGTCCTTATCAGCTTCCTCGGTGTGGAGAGAGAGTGAATCCTCGAGTTACAGTTTGATCCCATTGAAATCTATAGTTTTGCTTAAGGATATTAATCCACCAGACTGACTGAGAAAGTAGGGATGTAACCAAATACCTTATGTTAAGTCTTTGTAGGAGTatccccacccctccccttcACTGACTTTTCCCTTGATAGACTCACTTTTGGACACTCCCCATCCGTAGTGCTCACTCAGATTTAAACCCAGAGACGTCATGTACATGCACAGGTGTCAAGATCTGAGATGTCCTGTTAGGATGGACGCTCCGTATAACTTCTGATCTCGATAGTCAAAAAGAAGGTGCAGACGGTTTTAAGTTCAATACTCATtcacaaaacacttttttaaaatcagtttttaCTCGCTGTTATTCATCTCATGATCAATATTGAAGCCAGGCAGCATGACAATAGGTACGCTGAAGTTAGGGAATCAATGTGTCAACAGTGTAATACAAATGATGctttattatttgattaatttaggTGCATGGTTATAAACTTTaacctgtgtgttttgttactgcgcacatatatttatatatatatgcattattAGTAGGATAAACCATTCAACACAGAAAATTAAACAATATAGATGTTTAACAACTCTCTGCTCAGCCTCACCCACTTCCAGCATAAAtccatacaaatacaaatacagatctGTGTGTCACTGTACCCATGGTGCACAGGAGACTTTACCCAACTTTAGCCATGGTGCACAGGAGACTTTACCCAACTTTACCCATGGTGCACAGGAGACTTTACCCAACTTTAGCCATGGTGCACAGGAGACTTTACCCAACTTTACCCATGGTGCACAGGAGACTTTACCCAACTTTAGCCATGGTGCACAGGAGACTTTACCCAACTTTACCCATGGTGCACAGGTGACTTTACCCAACTTTAGCCATGGTGCACAGGAGACTTTACCCAACTTTAGCCATGGTGCACAGGAGACTTTACCCAACTTTAGCCATGGTGCACAGGAGACTTTACCCAACTTTAGCCATGGTGCACAGGAGACTTTACCCAACTTTAGCCATGGTGCACAGGTGACTTTACCCAACTTTAGCCATGGTGCACAGGTGACTTTACCCAACTTTAGCCATGGTGCACAGGTGACTTTACCCAACTTTAGCCATGGTGCACAGGAGACTTTACCCAACTTTAGCCATGGTGCACAGGAGACTTTACCCAACTTTAGCCATGGTGCACAGGTGACTTTACCCAACTTTACCCATGGTGCACAGGAGACTTTACCCAACTT encodes the following:
- the LOC117731342 gene encoding semaphorin-3F-like isoform X4, with the translated sequence MDEDHDRMYVGSKDHILSLDLHDINKEPHIIHWPVSERRRMECLVSGKDANEECANFIRLVEPWNRTQLYICGTGAYNPVCTFVNRGRKPQEEIFHLEPGKVESGKGKCSYDPNLNSVSTLINGELYAGVYVDFMGTDSAIFRTLGTKTAMRTDQYNSRWLNDPTFIHVHLIPDSAERNDDKLYFFFREKSSEMGQSPVTQSRIGRICLNDDGGHCCLVNKWSTFLKARLICSVPGADGMETHFDELRDVYIQPTQDTKNPVIYGVFSVSGSVFKGSAVCVYSMADIRMVFNGPFAHKEGPNYQWVAYSGKIPYPRPGTCPGGTFTPNMKSTKDYPDEVINFMRNHPAMYNAVYPVHKRPLVVRTNVDYEFTTITVDQVTAADGNYEVLFLGTDKGTVQKVIVLPRDDLQTEELVLEEVEVFKVPTPITTMKISSKRQQLYVSSATGLTQLALHRCDVYGEACADCCLARDPYCAWDGKSCSRYSASQKRRSRRQDVKYGNPIRQCRGFNSNTNKNTLEMVQYGVEGSSTFLECQARSPHALLKWHLQRDNSDRRKEMRSDGRILKTEQGLLLRSLQPSDSGMYQCTATEKNFKHTLVKLQLVVLSSRAVNNVLVEGGGGLALSSAHSSSTQWTPSTGQYKDLLTILSQPEMSLINQYCQDYWQFGDPLLGALKAKDLKELKEQKKPRNRRHHGEGEEEEEEEEEVET